One window of the Tautonia marina genome contains the following:
- a CDS encoding Maf family protein, producing the protein MRLILASASPRRRQLLTEAGYSIEVDPSGVEELEPEGPVDAAAYVAELAWRKAHAVASRRGSGLILAADTTCALDGRLLNKPLDRQDAERMIRAQEGREVAILTGLCLYRADRREWVGAVETSLVHVREMTDDERLAHLDSDRWVGKAGAYGVQDDDPIVSVTSGSWSNVVGLPLERLDQLIREYPSIMTDR; encoded by the coding sequence ATGCGATTGATCCTCGCCAGTGCATCCCCCCGACGCCGGCAACTGCTGACCGAGGCCGGATACTCGATCGAGGTCGATCCCTCCGGGGTCGAGGAACTGGAGCCCGAAGGGCCGGTCGACGCGGCAGCCTACGTCGCCGAGCTGGCCTGGCGGAAGGCTCATGCCGTCGCCTCTCGTCGCGGTTCGGGCCTGATTCTCGCCGCCGACACGACGTGTGCCCTCGACGGTCGCTTGCTCAACAAGCCGCTCGATCGCCAGGACGCCGAGCGGATGATCCGCGCTCAGGAAGGACGTGAGGTGGCCATCTTGACCGGCCTCTGTCTTTATCGAGCGGATCGCCGGGAATGGGTCGGAGCCGTCGAGACCAGTCTCGTCCACGTCCGCGAGATGACCGACGACGAACGCCTGGCCCATCTCGACTCCGACCGATGGGTCGGCAAGGCCGGTGCCTACGGCGTGCAGGATGACGACCCGATTGTCTCCGTGACCTCAGGAAGCTGGTCGAATGTGGTCGGCCTTCCTCTGGAGCGACTGGACCAGTTGATTCGTGAGTACCCGTCGATCATGACCGATCGCTGA
- a CDS encoding ABC transporter permease subunit has product MRGASEAWLGPLVGPECRRAIAKGWLFLARGGAALLSATIALAILWWWWINWNEAADPDFSPYRALRAGLTLLIGLATTVALVFGPAVVAGSLSGEQERGSMGLLLTTRVSALEIVIGRLAGRLTQVWVVLLAMLPPMLLLGFLSAMRPSLLGVMFLYGPGLALGASGLTAGVAVLSRRGRDALLGSYAIGLALLLTPLLADLVRSGGITELAPLNPFGAVVPLVWQEDAGPALRSLGSWLTMGGLGAVVAVVFLRPRSLRWLDGSAGRFGAGWRVKRRRVKPMGDRPMLWKEIFIERRNSLGGLGKWLGALAVLYLVLASVTLAGLYLDALVRQTSMEVSSTRLVWFQRAIVDTAPWFSLFLAWAVGLRAAVAIASERERGTWDALLTSPLEGSEIVAGKLIGSLHALRWLILAMLLAWSLALGIGAMEPGAYVIQLTSTLVVMTFMAAVGVRVSLGASSVTTAMALTIGAWLSAWAGLALLALLGVGIVALGLFLAWLIADRFGLTTSPTPWFPLDFATSFTIVRLALYAVVTAVVVIESRTRFDRLAGRIVPGEAWIPDDWVEVARVEPGSAERLAPAALDRSSAPRDPHPEDEAVRPPRS; this is encoded by the coding sequence ATGAGAGGGGCAAGCGAAGCCTGGCTCGGCCCGCTGGTTGGACCGGAGTGTCGCAGAGCGATTGCCAAGGGGTGGCTCTTTCTGGCTCGAGGCGGCGCGGCGCTCCTCTCAGCGACGATCGCCCTGGCGATCCTCTGGTGGTGGTGGATCAACTGGAACGAGGCGGCCGATCCTGACTTCTCACCCTATCGCGCCTTGCGAGCAGGCTTGACGCTGCTGATCGGGCTGGCCACGACCGTCGCGCTGGTCTTCGGGCCGGCAGTGGTTGCGGGAAGCCTCAGCGGCGAGCAAGAGCGGGGATCGATGGGCCTCTTGCTCACGACCCGCGTCTCCGCGCTGGAGATCGTAATCGGACGGCTGGCGGGTCGTCTGACCCAGGTGTGGGTCGTCTTGCTGGCCATGCTTCCGCCAATGCTCCTGCTCGGCTTCCTTTCGGCAATGCGCCCGAGCCTTCTCGGAGTCATGTTCCTCTACGGACCTGGGCTGGCCCTGGGGGCCTCGGGCCTGACCGCGGGTGTGGCGGTTCTGTCTCGAAGGGGGCGCGATGCCCTGCTCGGCTCCTACGCCATTGGCCTGGCCTTGCTTCTCACGCCCCTGCTCGCCGATCTGGTCCGGTCGGGGGGAATCACTGAGCTGGCCCCGCTCAATCCCTTCGGGGCCGTTGTCCCATTAGTCTGGCAAGAGGATGCCGGACCTGCACTCAGGTCCTTGGGGTCCTGGCTGACGATGGGGGGCCTTGGAGCGGTCGTGGCGGTGGTCTTCCTGAGGCCCAGGAGTCTGCGATGGCTTGACGGCTCGGCCGGGCGGTTCGGGGCAGGGTGGAGGGTAAAGCGGCGGCGGGTCAAGCCGATGGGTGATCGGCCCATGCTCTGGAAAGAGATCTTTATCGAACGGCGAAACAGCCTCGGGGGACTCGGCAAGTGGCTCGGAGCCCTGGCCGTGCTCTATCTCGTGCTGGCGAGTGTGACCCTGGCCGGTCTGTATCTCGACGCCCTGGTGCGGCAGACGTCGATGGAGGTGTCGTCAACGCGGCTCGTCTGGTTTCAACGAGCAATCGTCGATACGGCTCCCTGGTTCAGCCTCTTTCTCGCCTGGGCCGTCGGCCTTCGGGCGGCGGTGGCGATTGCCTCGGAGCGCGAGCGAGGGACCTGGGACGCTCTGCTCACCAGCCCGCTCGAAGGCTCGGAGATCGTGGCGGGCAAGCTGATCGGCAGTTTACACGCCTTGCGCTGGCTGATTCTGGCCATGCTCCTGGCGTGGTCGCTCGCGCTCGGAATCGGTGCGATGGAGCCGGGCGCCTATGTCATCCAGCTCACCTCGACCCTCGTCGTGATGACGTTCATGGCCGCGGTCGGGGTCCGGGTCTCGCTCGGAGCGTCTAGCGTGACGACCGCGATGGCTTTGACGATCGGCGCCTGGCTGTCCGCCTGGGCGGGGCTCGCGCTCCTGGCGCTGCTGGGCGTCGGGATTGTGGCGCTCGGCTTGTTCCTGGCGTGGTTGATTGCCGATCGCTTCGGCCTGACGACAAGCCCGACCCCCTGGTTCCCCCTGGACTTCGCCACGTCGTTTACGATCGTTCGGCTCGCACTCTATGCGGTGGTGACGGCGGTGGTGGTGATCGAGTCTCGGACGCGGTTTGATCGGCTGGCCGGTCGCATCGTGCCGGGAGAGGCATGGATCCCTGACGACTGGGTCGAGGTGGCTCGCGTTGAGCCCGGTTCGGCGGAGCGACTCGCGCCGGCGGCTCTCGACCGATCCTCGGCTCCCAGAGATCCGCACCCCGAAGACGAAGCCGTTCGTCCGCCTCGGTCCTGA
- a CDS encoding Gfo/Idh/MocA family protein translates to MTESNRRAFLGQSGAAIAAGLTLLPGRSGKAAPSDRVNLAVMGIRGRGGGLAQSFAAMPGAQVTHLIDVDTNLFGQAVPAIAERQGSEPKTETDFRRILDDPSVDALVIGAPDHWHAPATVKACQAGKHVYVEKPASHTLWEGQKMIEAARKYDRVVQVGTQSRSTPHYRHVIEEVLPSGRIGTVLQAKAWNSQYRPDLPEAEDGPPPQGVDYNLWLGPAPERPFNPNRFHYSWHWQWDYGTGDVGNDGVHDLDIARWGLRVGMPSTVSCTAFKAVNSHWETPDTAFATFTFPDTSAILVYEQRDWSPYVQSGFENGVIFYGTKGRIEIGRSGWRLFEGNDQVPVESEPFSDRHHFEDFLDAIASGRRPHADIEEGHHSAALAHLINITARTGRGFLTLDPQTEEILNDSEAQSLTRRSYREPFGIPEQV, encoded by the coding sequence ATGACCGAGTCGAACCGCCGCGCCTTCCTCGGACAATCCGGGGCCGCGATCGCCGCCGGCCTGACCCTTTTGCCAGGCCGATCGGGCAAGGCCGCCCCCTCCGATCGCGTGAACCTGGCCGTGATGGGCATCCGGGGCCGCGGTGGCGGGCTCGCCCAGAGCTTCGCGGCGATGCCGGGAGCGCAGGTCACCCACCTGATTGACGTGGATACGAACCTGTTCGGTCAGGCGGTTCCGGCGATTGCCGAGCGGCAGGGCTCTGAGCCGAAGACCGAAACCGACTTCCGTCGGATTCTCGACGATCCGTCAGTTGATGCTCTCGTCATCGGCGCTCCCGACCACTGGCACGCTCCGGCGACCGTCAAGGCGTGCCAGGCCGGCAAGCATGTCTATGTGGAAAAGCCCGCCTCCCACACCCTCTGGGAAGGCCAGAAGATGATCGAGGCGGCTCGGAAGTACGACCGCGTCGTCCAGGTCGGCACCCAAAGTCGCAGCACGCCGCATTATCGCCATGTGATCGAGGAGGTTCTTCCCTCGGGACGGATCGGCACGGTGCTCCAGGCGAAAGCCTGGAACAGCCAGTATCGCCCCGATCTTCCGGAGGCCGAGGACGGCCCGCCGCCCCAGGGGGTCGATTACAACCTCTGGCTCGGCCCGGCTCCCGAGCGGCCCTTCAACCCGAATCGGTTCCACTACAGTTGGCACTGGCAGTGGGATTATGGGACGGGCGATGTGGGCAACGACGGCGTTCACGACCTGGATATCGCCCGCTGGGGGCTCAGGGTTGGAATGCCCAGCACCGTCTCCTGTACCGCCTTCAAGGCGGTCAACTCGCACTGGGAGACCCCCGATACCGCCTTCGCCACGTTCACCTTCCCGGACACCTCGGCCATTCTCGTCTACGAGCAGCGCGACTGGTCCCCCTACGTTCAGAGCGGATTCGAAAATGGCGTGATCTTCTACGGCACGAAGGGACGCATCGAGATTGGCCGATCCGGTTGGCGATTGTTTGAAGGGAACGACCAGGTGCCGGTTGAGTCCGAACCGTTTTCCGATCGCCACCACTTCGAGGACTTCCTCGACGCGATCGCCTCCGGCCGCCGTCCCCATGCCGATATTGAGGAAGGGCACCACTCCGCGGCGCTGGCCCACCTGATCAACATCACGGCTCGAACCGGCCGAGGGTTTCTCACACTCGACCCGCAGACCGAGGAAATTCTCAACGATTCCGAGGCTCAGAGTCTAACTCGTCGATCGTATCGCGAACCGTTCGGGATTCCGGAACAGGTTTGA
- a CDS encoding nucleotidyltransferase family protein translates to MIVALVPSAGQSRRMGRPKLTLPLLEGEVVIARVVSALRSGGADRVLVIAPPPNEPGSAELLDQAKKVGAETLELPGTTPDMRATVEAGLDLLETGPLPSSVLICPGDSVGLTPALVAAVVDRMRSDPGSIVVPVFNARRGHPLGLPWRLACAIRELPPEVGINALRERYADRVVLLDVTEPGATEDLDTPEDYRRWNPNSGPG, encoded by the coding sequence GTGATTGTTGCGCTGGTTCCCTCGGCCGGTCAAAGCCGCCGGATGGGCCGACCCAAGCTCACCCTGCCCCTTCTCGAAGGTGAGGTGGTGATCGCTCGGGTTGTCTCGGCCTTGCGATCCGGTGGAGCCGATCGGGTCCTGGTGATCGCGCCTCCCCCCAATGAGCCGGGCTCGGCCGAGCTACTCGATCAGGCGAAAAAGGTGGGCGCAGAAACCCTGGAACTGCCCGGCACCACTCCCGACATGAGGGCCACGGTCGAGGCGGGTCTCGATCTCCTGGAAACCGGCCCCCTGCCCTCGTCGGTCCTCATCTGTCCGGGCGACAGCGTCGGGCTGACTCCCGCTCTGGTCGCTGCGGTGGTCGATCGGATGCGAAGCGATCCCGGGTCGATCGTCGTCCCGGTCTTCAACGCGCGACGGGGGCACCCGCTCGGCCTGCCCTGGCGGCTTGCGTGTGCGATTCGGGAGCTTCCACCCGAGGTCGGTATCAACGCGCTGCGCGAGCGGTATGCCGATCGGGTGGTCCTGCTCGATGTGACCGAACCGGGAGCGACGGAAGATCTCGACACCCCGGAGGACTACCGCAGGTGGAACCCCAACTCCGGACCTGGGTAA
- a CDS encoding M28 family peptidase, with protein MNPSTYADRFDGDRAMTDLIRLCDLGPRPAGSDAMEQQRQIVGNAFRACGAEVGIQEFQGVHPLSRETVRLANLVGSWRPERQERVLIGAHGDTRPRADRERDPARRLGPFLGANDGASGVAALMELARHLTELPGSAGVDLVMFDAEELVFDEVGDYCLGSREFALRARHQERAGGPSYAAAVILDMIAGRAMRLCREGFGRDYATWLTEDLWEIARNRGTPHFSDDWGHYVEDDHLPLLSVGVPAIALVDLDYPQWHTLDDLPDACDARALEDVGRVVLEWLRRRISHDQQPGKTGLLDNENRE; from the coding sequence ATGAATCCTTCGACTTATGCCGACCGCTTCGATGGTGATCGAGCCATGACCGATCTGATCCGGCTTTGCGACCTTGGTCCACGGCCGGCAGGATCGGACGCCATGGAGCAGCAGCGGCAGATCGTGGGCAACGCGTTTCGAGCATGTGGAGCCGAGGTGGGCATTCAGGAGTTTCAAGGGGTTCACCCGCTCTCAAGGGAGACGGTCCGACTGGCGAATCTGGTCGGTTCCTGGAGGCCGGAACGGCAGGAGCGCGTCCTCATCGGCGCGCACGGCGATACCCGACCCAGGGCAGACCGGGAACGTGATCCTGCCCGGCGACTTGGCCCATTCCTGGGGGCGAACGACGGTGCCTCGGGCGTGGCGGCGTTGATGGAACTGGCGAGGCATCTGACCGAACTGCCCGGATCGGCGGGAGTCGATCTGGTGATGTTCGATGCGGAAGAGCTTGTTTTCGACGAAGTGGGCGACTACTGCCTCGGCTCCCGAGAATTCGCCCTCCGAGCCAGGCATCAGGAGCGGGCAGGGGGTCCTAGCTACGCGGCGGCCGTGATCCTCGACATGATCGCGGGTCGGGCGATGCGTTTGTGTCGGGAAGGATTTGGAAGGGATTACGCAACCTGGTTAACGGAAGACCTCTGGGAGATTGCCCGAAATCGCGGAACACCGCACTTCTCCGACGATTGGGGCCATTACGTTGAGGACGACCACCTGCCGTTGCTCAGTGTCGGGGTTCCCGCAATCGCCCTGGTTGATCTCGATTATCCCCAGTGGCACACGCTCGACGACCTCCCCGACGCATGCGATGCCCGAGCGCTTGAGGATGTCGGCCGGGTTGTTCTGGAGTGGCTCCGTCGGAGAATCTCGCACGACCAGCAACCGGGAAAAACTGGCCTTCTCGACAACGAGAACCGAGAGTAA
- a CDS encoding arylsulfatase — translation MRDHLRCSALPMITALVALTAGPGAADDSPRRPNVLMILTDDQGWGDVRCHGNPAIDTPTLDALAGQGVRFDRFFVSPVCAPTRASLLTGRDHLRTGTVWVTHRLESMRSEEITLAEALRAAGYATGCFGKWHNGAHYPMHPNGQGFDEFLGFCGGHLNNYFNPLLERNGRPIQPEGYISDILTDAAIDFLRQHHDQPFFCYIPYNVPHSPDQVPDAFFQKYANQGLDPKLASVYAMTEQVDANIARLLATLDALELADETIVVFLSDNGPNTDRYNGGMRGRKGSIHEGGTRVPMFLRWPGTLTPGTTVSQIAAHIDVMPTILDLCGVEPPEGVDFDGVSLIPLLDGFEPDWPDRMLFTNQCRPIPEDGSPLPGSVRTQRFRYVRERDSEQLYDLVADPGQQHNIAAEHPEQTRTLANAYDSWFAEVTQDWNGVFPVPVGHPDRPRTTLLGPDATFEGGIRWWATHGYANDWLTDWTRTDQSIRFDLDVLQPGKYQVTLHYTAPSANLGARIVAEANGQSVEGVLASEHDPDPIPSPDRVPRGSLNEQGHWRGEAYEKVWNDLPMGLLPLKAGRQLLSLRAVEVPGGGVMDLKGVELEFVEP, via the coding sequence ATGCGCGACCACCTCCGATGCAGTGCCTTGCCGATGATCACCGCACTCGTGGCACTGACGGCGGGACCAGGCGCGGCCGACGACTCACCGAGACGGCCGAACGTGCTGATGATTCTCACCGACGACCAGGGTTGGGGCGACGTTCGCTGCCACGGTAACCCTGCAATCGACACGCCGACACTCGACGCTTTGGCCGGTCAAGGGGTGCGTTTCGATCGGTTCTTCGTCAGCCCCGTCTGCGCTCCCACACGAGCAAGCCTGCTGACAGGACGGGATCATCTCCGCACCGGAACCGTCTGGGTCACGCATCGCCTGGAGTCCATGCGAAGTGAGGAGATCACGCTCGCCGAAGCTCTGCGAGCTGCCGGTTATGCCACCGGATGTTTCGGGAAGTGGCACAACGGTGCTCACTACCCCATGCACCCAAACGGCCAGGGGTTCGACGAGTTCCTCGGATTCTGCGGTGGGCACCTGAACAACTATTTCAATCCATTGCTGGAACGCAATGGCCGACCGATCCAGCCCGAGGGTTATATCAGCGACATCCTCACCGATGCCGCGATCGATTTCCTCAGGCAACACCACGATCAGCCCTTCTTCTGCTACATCCCGTACAACGTCCCGCATAGCCCCGATCAGGTTCCCGACGCGTTCTTTCAGAAGTATGCCAATCAAGGGCTCGACCCCAAACTTGCCTCCGTCTATGCCATGACCGAGCAGGTTGACGCGAACATCGCGAGACTTCTGGCCACGCTCGACGCGCTGGAACTGGCTGATGAGACGATCGTGGTGTTCCTCTCCGACAACGGCCCGAACACCGATCGCTATAACGGCGGGATGCGAGGACGCAAGGGAAGCATCCACGAGGGAGGAACGCGCGTTCCGATGTTTCTCCGCTGGCCAGGAACATTGACCCCTGGAACAACCGTCTCGCAGATTGCCGCCCACATCGACGTGATGCCGACCATTCTGGACCTCTGCGGGGTCGAACCGCCCGAGGGAGTGGACTTCGATGGAGTAAGCCTCATTCCGTTACTCGACGGATTCGAGCCCGATTGGCCCGATCGGATGCTCTTTACCAACCAGTGCCGTCCGATTCCCGAGGATGGCTCACCATTGCCCGGTTCAGTCCGGACCCAGCGATTCCGCTACGTCCGCGAGCGCGATTCCGAGCAGCTCTACGACCTGGTGGCCGATCCCGGTCAGCAGCACAACATCGCCGCCGAACATCCGGAACAAACGCGGACACTGGCCAACGCTTATGATTCCTGGTTCGCCGAGGTGACCCAGGACTGGAACGGTGTCTTTCCGGTGCCGGTTGGCCATCCCGACCGCCCCAGGACGACCTTACTCGGCCCCGACGCCACCTTCGAGGGGGGAATCCGCTGGTGGGCCACGCACGGCTACGCCAACGACTGGCTCACCGACTGGACCCGTACGGATCAGAGCATCCGGTTTGATCTCGATGTACTCCAGCCAGGCAAATACCAGGTCACCCTGCACTACACGGCTCCGTCGGCCAACCTGGGAGCGCGCATCGTGGCCGAGGCCAATGGTCAGTCGGTCGAGGGGGTTCTCGCCAGCGAACACGATCCCGATCCCATTCCCAGCCCCGACCGCGTCCCGCGCGGCTCGCTCAACGAGCAAGGGCACTGGCGAGGAGAAGCCTATGAGAAGGTCTGGAACGATCTACCGATGGGTTTGCTCCCGCTCAAGGCCGGTCGGCAACTTCTCTCACTCCGCGCGGTCGAGGTTCCGGGGGGCGGAGTGATGGATCTCAAAGGGGTCGAGCTGGAATTCGTTGAACCATGA
- a CDS encoding XdhC family protein has protein sequence MRDVLAQLTRLLDHGQEALLCQVVETKGSTPQKAGALMLVDPSGGQVGTLGGGCVENEVKQKALRRLGQSGADRHTFVLDHDYAWADGLICGGKMVILAEAFRGPEAAAYFLAYRNLLDAGLGLVEAVAIDPERCGADVIGARWLFGPDAELVASLPNREPPGAVANLVEPIDRRPRLASTRGVATLPVLPRIRLVVVGAGHVGQAVAKLAAEADFDVTIVDDRAQYANPERFPMADQILVGPMDEVLPALETTPHTYALIVTRGHGHDQEALFHLAPTTAAYVGLIGSKRKIRLIFDGLREQGVAEEHLARVTAPIGMPIGSQTVPEIAISVVAQLIARRNLGPEAVTTNPFARVESEDAPEAVGS, from the coding sequence ATGCGAGACGTTCTTGCTCAACTGACCCGTCTGCTCGACCACGGCCAAGAGGCCTTGCTCTGTCAGGTGGTCGAGACAAAAGGGTCGACCCCTCAAAAAGCCGGCGCTCTGATGCTGGTCGATCCCAGCGGTGGACAGGTCGGCACGCTTGGCGGTGGTTGTGTCGAGAACGAGGTCAAGCAGAAAGCCTTGCGGCGTCTTGGCCAGTCGGGCGCGGATCGTCACACCTTCGTGCTCGATCATGATTACGCCTGGGCTGACGGCCTGATTTGTGGCGGCAAGATGGTCATCCTGGCCGAGGCCTTTCGAGGGCCGGAGGCCGCCGCCTACTTCCTCGCCTATCGAAATCTGCTTGATGCCGGGCTCGGTCTGGTCGAAGCGGTGGCGATCGATCCCGAGCGATGCGGGGCCGACGTGATCGGGGCTCGCTGGTTATTTGGGCCGGATGCGGAACTCGTCGCCAGCCTGCCGAATCGCGAACCACCCGGGGCCGTTGCCAATTTGGTTGAACCGATCGACCGCCGTCCGAGGCTCGCGTCCACCCGAGGGGTCGCGACTCTTCCGGTATTGCCCCGGATTCGCCTGGTGGTCGTCGGTGCCGGGCATGTTGGCCAGGCCGTGGCGAAGCTCGCCGCGGAAGCCGACTTCGATGTGACGATCGTTGACGACCGCGCTCAGTATGCCAACCCTGAGCGGTTCCCGATGGCCGATCAGATCCTCGTCGGTCCCATGGACGAGGTCCTCCCCGCCCTCGAAACGACACCTCATACGTATGCTCTGATTGTGACGCGAGGGCACGGCCACGACCAGGAGGCCCTGTTTCACCTCGCTCCCACGACGGCGGCTTATGTGGGACTGATCGGAAGCAAGCGGAAGATTCGCCTGATTTTCGATGGATTGCGCGAGCAAGGGGTCGCCGAGGAGCACCTTGCCCGCGTGACGGCTCCGATCGGCATGCCAATCGGTTCGCAAACGGTCCCGGAAATCGCGATCAGTGTGGTCGCGCAGCTCATCGCGCGACGGAATCTCGGACCGGAGGCGGTGACGACCAATCCCTTTGCTCGGGTCGAGTCGGAGGATGCTCCTGAGGCGGTTGGCTCGTGA